The Drosophila nasuta strain 15112-1781.00 chromosome 2L, ASM2355853v1, whole genome shotgun sequence genome window below encodes:
- the LOC132797524 gene encoding protein aubergine isoform X1: MNNLPANSGHSRGRGRGKKPNEELSRGLVPQLGHAPVPQQAEARRPMSNPATQGVTGAAEVGDPRGSVRGRRLITEIVRSRPSGLLTKMGTTGKPITVQTNYFKFLKRPNWSLYQYRVDFSPDVDNTFLRQGLLREHSNILGGYIFDGSVLFCTTKFKDTPNSPYVLDLLTKSRSGENISIKIRSVGIVEAMDPQQLQVLNLILRRAMEGLQLQIVSRNYFDPQAKIVLDSKHRMELWPGYITSIRQHESDFLLCTEIAHKVMRTDTLYQILSKNIRENDDFQGAFKREVIGMIVLTDYNNKTYRVDDVAFESSPMSTFSTKDGEISYVEYYKKRYNIIIRDHKQPLVVSRPSEKNIRGGADQLIMLIPELARATGLTDGMRSDFQLMKAMGEHTRIAPDRRIDRLRAFNQRLQKSESSVNMLKSWNVELDSALVEIRARVLPPQKIVFGGQRRFLCDARADWTYECRKDAMFTNVDIKRWYVITPSRSKHEVQQFVKLCMQASGGMKLRMSEPRYEEISDDRNGTYSQAIDSAAAKDPQIIMIVIKSPNEEKYSCIKKRTCVDRPVPSQVVTLKTIAPRPDRSSGLMSIATKVVIQMNAKLMGAPWMIELPINGLMTVGFDVCHSSKNKNKSYGAFVATMDMKSSTRYFSSVTEHMKGQELSNQILMNMTCALKAYREHHGSLPDRILFFRDGVGDGQLNQVFNIEVKFLKTRLDEIYKSAGREKGCNLAFIVVTKRINTRYFVNKRNPEPGTIVDDVITLPERYDFFLVSQAIKQGTVSPTNYNVLHDSMGLNADKIQILTYKMTHMYYNWSGTCRVPAVCQYAHKLAFLIAESIHRAPSSGLENQLFFL, from the exons GGTCATGCACCAGTACCGCAGCAAGCTGAGGCTAGGCGGCCCATGAGTAACCCAGCTACTCAAGGCGTTACTGGGGCTGCTGAGg tAGGTGACCCTCGTGGATCGGTGCGTGGACGACGATTAATTACCGAAATTGTGCGATCTCGTCCCAGTGGTCTGCTTACTAAAATGGGTACTACAGGCAAACCAATCACTGTTCAAACAAATTACTTCAAATTTCTTAAGCGTCCCAATTGGTCGCTTTATCAGTACCGTGTTGATTTCTCGCCCGATGTTGATAATACATTTCTACGTCAGGGCTTATTGAGAGAGCACAGTAATATATTAGGCGGCTATATTTTTGATGGATCAGTGTTGTTCTGCACCACCAAGTTCAAGGACACACCTAATAGTCCATATGTTTTGGATCTATTGACAAAGAGTCGTTCAGGAGAGAATATAAGCATTAAAATAAGGAGTGTAGGTATTGTTGAGGCAATGGATCCTCAGCAGTTACAAGTTCTTAACTTGATTTTGCGTCGTGCTATGGAAGGCCTGCAACTTCAAATAGTGTCTCGCAATTATTTCGACCCGCAAGCCAAG ATTGTATTGGATAGTAAGCATCGAATGGAATTATGGCCGGGGTATATAACTTCAATTCGTCAACATGAATCGGATTTTCTCTTATGCACTGAAATCGCTCACAAAGTCATGAGAACGGATACTTTGTATCAAATTTTGTCGAAAAACATTCGAGAAAATGACGATTTTCAGGGTGCCTTTAAACGTGAAGTTATAG gCATGATTGTATTGACGgactacaacaataaaacatataGAGTAGATGATGTCGCTTTTGAGTCATCCCCGATGTCTACATTCAGTACCAAGGATGGAGAAATATCGTATGTTGAATATTATAAGAAA CGCTACAACATAATCATTCGAGACCATAAGCAACCACTCGTAGTGTCCCGTCCAAGTGAGAAAAATATTCGTGGAGGTGCTGATCAATTGATAATGTTAATTCCTGAATTGGCTCGAGCTACTGGTTTAACTGACGGTATGCGATCTGACTTCCAATTAATGAAGGCAATGGGCGAGCATACTAGAATTGCTCCCGATCGTCGAATTGATAGGTTGCGTGCATTTAATCAGCGTCTGCAGAAATCGGAAAGTAGTGTTAATATGTTAAAGTCGTGGAATGTTGAATTGGATTCTGCTCTTGTTGAGATACGTGCCCGAGTTCTGCCGCCACAGAAGATTGTATTTGGAGGTCAAAGGCGCTTTTTATGCGATGCCCGCGCTGATTGGACATACGAATGTCGTAAAGACGCTATGTTTACAAACGTAGACATTAAACGTTGGTATGTCATAACACCAAGTCGGTCAAAGCATGAAGTACAACAGTTTGTGAAGCTGTGTATGCAGGCATCTGGAGGCATGAAACTTCGTATGAGCGAACCCAGATA TGAAGAAATTTCGGATGATCGCAATGGGACTTATTCGCAAGCGATCGATAGTGCTGCCGCTAAAGATCCACAAATTATAATGATTGTCATAAAGTCTCCTAACGAAGAGAA ATATAGTTGCATTAAGAAGCGAACGTGTGTTGATCGTCCAGTACCCTCTCAAGTAGTAACACTTAAAACAATTGCACCGCGCCCGGATAGATCAAGCGGTCTAATGTCGATTGCAACCAAAGTTGTAATACAAATGAATGCCAAACTAATGGGTGCTCCATGGATGATAGAGCTTCCTATAAATGGATTGATGACCGTTGGATTTGATGTATGCCACTCGtccaagaacaaaaacaagtcaTATGGCGCTTTTGTAGCTACTATGGATATGAAGTCCTCCACACGTTATTTCTCTTCAGTTACTGAACATATGAAGGGTCAGGAACTGtctaatcaaatattaatgaatatgaCATGTGCACTAAAGGCATATCGTGAGCATCATGGGAGTTTGCCCGACCGCATTCTCTTTTTCCGCGACGGTGTAGGTGATGGTCAGCTAAATCAAGTATTCAATATTGAGGTGAAATTCCTCAAAACTCGACTGGACGAGATCTATAAATCGGCGGGAAGAGAGAAAGGTTGCAATTTAGCATTTATTGTTGTAACAAAAAGAATTAACACACGTTACTTTGTGAATAAGCGCAATCCCGAACCTGGAACAATAGTCGATGATGTTATCACTTTGCCCGAGCGTTAtgatttctttttggtttCGCAGGCCATAAAACAAGGTACCGTTTCTCCAACGAACTACAATGTTTTGCACGACAGCATGGGTCTGAATGCTGATAAGATACAAATACTCACGTATAAAATGACACATATGTACTACAATTGGTCTGGAACTTGCCGAGTCCCTGCAGTTTGTCAATATGCTCATAAGCTAGCATTTTTGATAGCTGAGAGTATTCACCGTGCACCGTCTTCGGGCTTAGAAAACCAACTGTTTTTCTTGTAA
- the LOC132797524 gene encoding protein aubergine isoform X2 translates to MNNLPANSGHSRGRGRGKKPNEELSRGLVPQLGHAPVPQQAEARRPMSNPATQGVTGAAEGDPRGSVRGRRLITEIVRSRPSGLLTKMGTTGKPITVQTNYFKFLKRPNWSLYQYRVDFSPDVDNTFLRQGLLREHSNILGGYIFDGSVLFCTTKFKDTPNSPYVLDLLTKSRSGENISIKIRSVGIVEAMDPQQLQVLNLILRRAMEGLQLQIVSRNYFDPQAKIVLDSKHRMELWPGYITSIRQHESDFLLCTEIAHKVMRTDTLYQILSKNIRENDDFQGAFKREVIGMIVLTDYNNKTYRVDDVAFESSPMSTFSTKDGEISYVEYYKKRYNIIIRDHKQPLVVSRPSEKNIRGGADQLIMLIPELARATGLTDGMRSDFQLMKAMGEHTRIAPDRRIDRLRAFNQRLQKSESSVNMLKSWNVELDSALVEIRARVLPPQKIVFGGQRRFLCDARADWTYECRKDAMFTNVDIKRWYVITPSRSKHEVQQFVKLCMQASGGMKLRMSEPRYEEISDDRNGTYSQAIDSAAAKDPQIIMIVIKSPNEEKYSCIKKRTCVDRPVPSQVVTLKTIAPRPDRSSGLMSIATKVVIQMNAKLMGAPWMIELPINGLMTVGFDVCHSSKNKNKSYGAFVATMDMKSSTRYFSSVTEHMKGQELSNQILMNMTCALKAYREHHGSLPDRILFFRDGVGDGQLNQVFNIEVKFLKTRLDEIYKSAGREKGCNLAFIVVTKRINTRYFVNKRNPEPGTIVDDVITLPERYDFFLVSQAIKQGTVSPTNYNVLHDSMGLNADKIQILTYKMTHMYYNWSGTCRVPAVCQYAHKLAFLIAESIHRAPSSGLENQLFFL, encoded by the exons GGTCATGCACCAGTACCGCAGCAAGCTGAGGCTAGGCGGCCCATGAGTAACCCAGCTACTCAAGGCGTTACTGGGGCTGCTGAGg GTGACCCTCGTGGATCGGTGCGTGGACGACGATTAATTACCGAAATTGTGCGATCTCGTCCCAGTGGTCTGCTTACTAAAATGGGTACTACAGGCAAACCAATCACTGTTCAAACAAATTACTTCAAATTTCTTAAGCGTCCCAATTGGTCGCTTTATCAGTACCGTGTTGATTTCTCGCCCGATGTTGATAATACATTTCTACGTCAGGGCTTATTGAGAGAGCACAGTAATATATTAGGCGGCTATATTTTTGATGGATCAGTGTTGTTCTGCACCACCAAGTTCAAGGACACACCTAATAGTCCATATGTTTTGGATCTATTGACAAAGAGTCGTTCAGGAGAGAATATAAGCATTAAAATAAGGAGTGTAGGTATTGTTGAGGCAATGGATCCTCAGCAGTTACAAGTTCTTAACTTGATTTTGCGTCGTGCTATGGAAGGCCTGCAACTTCAAATAGTGTCTCGCAATTATTTCGACCCGCAAGCCAAG ATTGTATTGGATAGTAAGCATCGAATGGAATTATGGCCGGGGTATATAACTTCAATTCGTCAACATGAATCGGATTTTCTCTTATGCACTGAAATCGCTCACAAAGTCATGAGAACGGATACTTTGTATCAAATTTTGTCGAAAAACATTCGAGAAAATGACGATTTTCAGGGTGCCTTTAAACGTGAAGTTATAG gCATGATTGTATTGACGgactacaacaataaaacatataGAGTAGATGATGTCGCTTTTGAGTCATCCCCGATGTCTACATTCAGTACCAAGGATGGAGAAATATCGTATGTTGAATATTATAAGAAA CGCTACAACATAATCATTCGAGACCATAAGCAACCACTCGTAGTGTCCCGTCCAAGTGAGAAAAATATTCGTGGAGGTGCTGATCAATTGATAATGTTAATTCCTGAATTGGCTCGAGCTACTGGTTTAACTGACGGTATGCGATCTGACTTCCAATTAATGAAGGCAATGGGCGAGCATACTAGAATTGCTCCCGATCGTCGAATTGATAGGTTGCGTGCATTTAATCAGCGTCTGCAGAAATCGGAAAGTAGTGTTAATATGTTAAAGTCGTGGAATGTTGAATTGGATTCTGCTCTTGTTGAGATACGTGCCCGAGTTCTGCCGCCACAGAAGATTGTATTTGGAGGTCAAAGGCGCTTTTTATGCGATGCCCGCGCTGATTGGACATACGAATGTCGTAAAGACGCTATGTTTACAAACGTAGACATTAAACGTTGGTATGTCATAACACCAAGTCGGTCAAAGCATGAAGTACAACAGTTTGTGAAGCTGTGTATGCAGGCATCTGGAGGCATGAAACTTCGTATGAGCGAACCCAGATA TGAAGAAATTTCGGATGATCGCAATGGGACTTATTCGCAAGCGATCGATAGTGCTGCCGCTAAAGATCCACAAATTATAATGATTGTCATAAAGTCTCCTAACGAAGAGAA ATATAGTTGCATTAAGAAGCGAACGTGTGTTGATCGTCCAGTACCCTCTCAAGTAGTAACACTTAAAACAATTGCACCGCGCCCGGATAGATCAAGCGGTCTAATGTCGATTGCAACCAAAGTTGTAATACAAATGAATGCCAAACTAATGGGTGCTCCATGGATGATAGAGCTTCCTATAAATGGATTGATGACCGTTGGATTTGATGTATGCCACTCGtccaagaacaaaaacaagtcaTATGGCGCTTTTGTAGCTACTATGGATATGAAGTCCTCCACACGTTATTTCTCTTCAGTTACTGAACATATGAAGGGTCAGGAACTGtctaatcaaatattaatgaatatgaCATGTGCACTAAAGGCATATCGTGAGCATCATGGGAGTTTGCCCGACCGCATTCTCTTTTTCCGCGACGGTGTAGGTGATGGTCAGCTAAATCAAGTATTCAATATTGAGGTGAAATTCCTCAAAACTCGACTGGACGAGATCTATAAATCGGCGGGAAGAGAGAAAGGTTGCAATTTAGCATTTATTGTTGTAACAAAAAGAATTAACACACGTTACTTTGTGAATAAGCGCAATCCCGAACCTGGAACAATAGTCGATGATGTTATCACTTTGCCCGAGCGTTAtgatttctttttggtttCGCAGGCCATAAAACAAGGTACCGTTTCTCCAACGAACTACAATGTTTTGCACGACAGCATGGGTCTGAATGCTGATAAGATACAAATACTCACGTATAAAATGACACATATGTACTACAATTGGTCTGGAACTTGCCGAGTCCCTGCAGTTTGTCAATATGCTCATAAGCTAGCATTTTTGATAGCTGAGAGTATTCACCGTGCACCGTCTTCGGGCTTAGAAAACCAACTGTTTTTCTTGTAA